One Thermus sp. CCB_US3_UF1 DNA window includes the following coding sequences:
- a CDS encoding TAXI family TRAP transporter solute-binding subunit, whose amino-acid sequence MVRWGVGFLALLALGAWAQEGFRWPRQILFASTEVGTAGYSLLVAWSAEFTAATGVQLRVSPGATPTLTGWLLDGRVEFASAPLTVLVEALDGEAGYRPGPLRVVYPAILTPWGLMTRGDSPYRRIQDIGPGVRLAWPPFSYFHRILDGLLACRGLTREQARLVPVANYSANSRVIAEGGADIAFTSPVSDVNLEVEGNPRGIRWLPVPTAQEDRLCLQRWQRAYPLLALVRPADVGAQSARGVRMFVIPSVYYSRADVSEDLVYHLVKWLDENHTLYRDKHAMARFQTLDSLRFLVESMGVPLHPGTVRYLKEKGLWTAEMERKQGAAVRLVDQYATLYERAASLAKSRRIPTDPANEAWQRFWREFLAQNKVPRFSEAWRP is encoded by the coding sequence ATGGTCCGTTGGGGAGTCGGGTTCCTGGCCCTTTTGGCCCTAGGCGCCTGGGCCCAGGAGGGGTTCCGCTGGCCCAGGCAGATCCTCTTCGCTTCCACAGAGGTGGGTACCGCCGGTTATTCCCTGCTGGTGGCCTGGTCGGCGGAGTTCACGGCGGCCACCGGGGTGCAGCTGCGCGTATCCCCCGGAGCCACCCCCACCCTCACCGGGTGGTTGCTGGACGGGCGGGTGGAGTTCGCCTCTGCCCCCTTGACCGTATTGGTGGAGGCCTTGGACGGGGAGGCGGGTTACCGCCCAGGGCCCTTGCGCGTGGTCTACCCCGCCATCCTGACGCCCTGGGGCCTCATGACCCGGGGGGATAGCCCCTACCGCCGCATCCAGGACATCGGGCCCGGGGTCAGGCTCGCCTGGCCCCCCTTCTCCTATTTCCACCGCATCCTGGACGGCCTCCTGGCCTGCCGCGGCCTCACCCGGGAACAGGCTCGGCTCGTACCCGTGGCCAACTACAGCGCCAACTCCCGGGTGATCGCCGAGGGGGGGGCCGATATCGCCTTCACCTCCCCTGTTTCCGACGTGAACCTCGAGGTGGAGGGCAACCCCCGGGGCATCCGCTGGCTTCCCGTACCCACAGCCCAGGAGGACCGCCTCTGCCTGCAGCGCTGGCAGCGGGCTTACCCCCTCCTGGCCCTGGTGCGCCCCGCGGATGTAGGGGCACAATCCGCCCGTGGGGTACGGATGTTTGTCATCCCCAGCGTGTACTATAGCCGGGCCGACGTGAGCGAGGATTTGGTCTACCACCTGGTGAAGTGGCTGGACGAGAACCACACCCTCTACCGGGACAAGCACGCCATGGCCCGTTTCCAGACCTTAGACAGTCTCCGTTTCCTGGTGGAGAGCATGGGCGTACCCCTTCACCCCGGAACCGTCCGGTATCTAAAGGAAAAAGGGCTTTGGACGGCGGAAATGGAGCGCAAACAGGGAGCAGCGGTCCGGCTCGTGGACCAGTACGCGACCCTGTACGAGCGGGCGGCCAGCCTGGCCAAGTCCCGGCGCATCCCCACCGACCCCGCCAACGAAGCCTGGCAGCGCTTCTGGCGGGAGTTCTTGGCGCAGAACAAGGTTCCCCGCTTCTCCGAAGCCTGGAGGCCTTGA
- a CDS encoding TetR/AcrR family transcriptional regulator has protein sequence MVVPTKDRILEEAAKLFTEKGYEATSVQDIAQAVGLSKAALYHHFAGKEEVLYAISLQALEGLVREGEKALALPDPAQALLRFMEGHARFFEENYPFFVTMLQGIKSLSPERRARTVALRDRHEANLRAILRRGVAMGVFRPLDVALTGRAIFSLLNWMIRWFRPGGPLRAEEVARGYFDLILRGIKHGDPGA, from the coding sequence ATGGTCGTCCCCACCAAAGACCGCATCCTCGAGGAGGCCGCCAAGCTCTTCACCGAGAAGGGCTACGAGGCCACCAGCGTGCAGGACATCGCCCAGGCGGTGGGCCTGTCCAAGGCCGCCCTTTACCACCACTTCGCGGGCAAGGAGGAGGTCCTCTACGCCATCAGCCTGCAGGCCCTGGAGGGGCTGGTGCGGGAGGGGGAAAAGGCCCTAGCCCTCCCCGACCCCGCCCAGGCCCTCCTCCGCTTCATGGAGGGGCATGCCCGCTTCTTTGAGGAAAACTACCCCTTTTTCGTCACCATGCTCCAGGGCATCAAAAGCCTCTCCCCGGAGCGGCGGGCCCGGACCGTGGCCCTAAGGGACCGGCACGAGGCCAACCTGCGGGCCATCCTCCGCCGGGGGGTGGCGATGGGGGTCTTCCGTCCCCTGGACGTGGCCCTCACGGGCCGGGCCATCTTCTCCCTCCTCAACTGGATGATCCGCTGGTTCCGTCCCGGGGGGCCCCTGCGGGCGGAGGAGGTGGCCCGGGGGTACTTTGACCTGATCCTGAGGGGGATAAAGCATGGAGATCCCGGAGCATAA
- a CDS encoding TRAP transporter fused permease subunit produces MEGRWRHLPPWAQAWVALASLLGLGLVLYYLLGSPLTGKALLDFSYYWLLVALFLPLTYLLFPARAGEERPRGYDYALGLGTLGTGLFLAWHGPSMVVRPWTNPEAPWQIALALFLLVAVLEGARRAGGLGFALVALLLAAYPLIAPSLPGLFWGPPLPWTEVLGYAIYSTQGLLGLPMRTVGELLVGFLILAAFLVATGAGEVFLKVASALFGWTRGGAAKVSVVASAFFGSLSGSILSNVAGTGSLTIPAMIRSGFGRTYAAGVEACASTGGVLMPPVMGAVAFVMASLLGIPYGQVVAAAVIPSALYYLSLFAHVDLYAAKHGLKGLHRTELPPLGPSLREGLPFLLVLALLVFALLYLRLERLAPFYALGVLLLFLLLQGKLTWASLHRGLVAAGALIGQTLALILPVGLILAGLLGTGVAPALTGALVQMGQANLYLVLFLGVAIAFLLGMAGVMVAAYILLAVTLAPALARLGEFVPLAVHLFIAYWSMLSAITPPVAVAAFLAARLAGAPPMAVALEAVKLGLAIYFLPFFFLFEPALILQGEWSSILYHTALAALGLLLLVGGLEGQLWGLGPLPLWARALYVVGGILVAIPETLSSLLAIPVLLGSGLWLWGRGKGKRTPPRGFEERR; encoded by the coding sequence ATGGAAGGCCGCTGGCGCCACCTCCCTCCCTGGGCCCAGGCCTGGGTAGCCCTCGCCTCCCTCCTGGGTCTAGGCCTGGTCCTCTACTACCTTTTGGGGAGCCCCCTCACGGGAAAGGCCCTTTTGGATTTCAGCTACTACTGGCTCCTGGTGGCCCTGTTCCTCCCCCTCACCTACCTCCTCTTCCCGGCGAGGGCTGGCGAGGAACGGCCCAGGGGGTATGACTACGCCCTGGGTCTGGGAACCCTGGGAACGGGGCTTTTCCTGGCTTGGCATGGCCCCAGCATGGTGGTCAGGCCCTGGACCAACCCAGAGGCCCCCTGGCAGATCGCCCTGGCCCTCTTCCTCCTGGTGGCGGTTCTGGAAGGGGCAAGGCGGGCGGGAGGCCTAGGCTTTGCCCTCGTAGCCCTCCTCCTGGCCGCCTATCCCCTCATAGCCCCTTCCCTGCCCGGCCTCTTCTGGGGCCCTCCCCTCCCTTGGACAGAGGTTTTGGGCTACGCCATCTACTCCACCCAGGGTCTACTCGGCCTGCCCATGCGCACGGTGGGGGAGCTCCTGGTGGGGTTCCTGATCCTAGCGGCCTTCCTGGTGGCCACGGGAGCGGGGGAGGTCTTCCTCAAGGTGGCCTCTGCCCTCTTCGGCTGGACCCGGGGCGGAGCGGCCAAGGTGAGCGTGGTGGCCAGCGCCTTTTTCGGTAGCCTAAGCGGCAGCATCCTCTCCAACGTGGCCGGCACGGGAAGCCTCACCATCCCCGCCATGATCCGCTCGGGGTTCGGCCGGACCTACGCCGCTGGGGTGGAGGCTTGCGCCTCCACGGGCGGGGTGCTCATGCCCCCGGTGATGGGGGCTGTGGCCTTCGTGATGGCCAGCCTGCTGGGCATCCCCTATGGCCAGGTGGTGGCCGCGGCGGTCATCCCTTCGGCCCTGTACTACCTTTCCCTTTTCGCCCACGTGGACCTTTACGCGGCCAAGCACGGTCTCAAGGGGCTCCATCGCACCGAACTCCCCCCTTTGGGACCGAGCCTTCGGGAAGGCCTTCCCTTCCTCCTGGTCCTGGCCCTTTTGGTCTTCGCCTTGCTCTACCTGCGCCTGGAGCGCCTGGCGCCTTTCTACGCCTTGGGGGTCCTCCTCCTCTTCCTTCTCCTGCAAGGAAAGCTCACCTGGGCCAGCCTCCACCGGGGCCTGGTGGCGGCGGGGGCCTTGATCGGACAGACCCTCGCCCTCATCCTCCCCGTGGGCCTGATCCTGGCGGGGCTTCTGGGCACGGGGGTAGCCCCAGCCCTGACGGGGGCCCTGGTCCAGATGGGGCAGGCCAACCTCTACCTGGTGCTCTTCCTGGGTGTGGCCATCGCCTTCCTCCTGGGGATGGCGGGGGTGATGGTGGCGGCCTACATCCTCCTGGCGGTCACCCTGGCCCCCGCCTTGGCGCGCCTGGGGGAGTTCGTTCCCCTGGCCGTCCACCTCTTCATCGCCTACTGGTCCATGCTTTCGGCCATCACCCCTCCCGTGGCGGTGGCCGCCTTCCTGGCCGCCCGGCTGGCCGGGGCTCCGCCCATGGCCGTGGCCTTGGAAGCGGTGAAGCTGGGGCTGGCCATCTACTTTCTCCCCTTCTTCTTCCTCTTTGAGCCGGCCCTTATCCTCCAAGGGGAGTGGAGCAGCATCCTCTACCACACGGCCTTGGCGGCCCTAGGCCTCCTCCTCCTGGTGGGGGGCCTCGAGGGCCAGCTGTGGGGCCTAGGCCCCCTCCCCCTTTGGGCGCGGGCCCTCTACGTGGTGGGAGGGATCCTCGTGGCCATTCCCGAGACCCTCTCCAGCCTGCTGGCCATCCCGGTCCTGCTGGGCAGCGGCTTGTGGCTTTGGGGACGGGGCAAGGGAAAGAGAACCCCTCCCAGGGGGTTTGAAGAGCGGAGGTGA
- a CDS encoding thiamine pyrophosphate-dependent enzyme, protein MVLGAGAHAPAARRASLQLAERLGAPVFSDPISPRHAFPTNHPLYRGVLPPLAASLRERLAPFDLVLVAGAPCFLLYPYSPGPSFPPSTRVVLLTEDPEEAARAEAQEVYLGDVALGLRFLAEAVPPGGRPWPEPPPSPPPPPPRGPGGLNPLYAAARLAQALQDRFLVDEAISLSPPLRRALPAEGARYLHGASGGLGFAPGAAVGAALAGEKAAAVVGDGAFLFAPQALHAARTYGLDVVFVVLNNGGYGILKGFGEALYPGEASRLPGLSFPGVDFPLLAQAFGVGARRVETPEALEEALENLPQGPFLLEVALDPTPLRVF, encoded by the coding sequence TTGGTCCTGGGGGCCGGGGCCCACGCCCCTGCGGCCCGCAGGGCCTCCCTCCAGCTGGCCGAGCGCTTGGGCGCCCCCGTTTTCTCCGACCCCATAAGCCCCCGGCACGCCTTCCCCACAAACCACCCCCTCTACCGGGGGGTGCTTCCCCCCTTGGCGGCCTCCTTGCGGGAACGCCTGGCCCCCTTCGACCTGGTCCTGGTGGCCGGGGCCCCGTGCTTCCTCCTCTACCCCTATTCCCCCGGCCCCTCCTTTCCCCCTTCCACCCGGGTGGTCCTCCTCACCGAGGACCCCGAGGAGGCAGCCCGGGCCGAGGCCCAAGAGGTCTACCTGGGGGACGTGGCCCTGGGGCTGCGCTTCCTGGCGGAGGCCGTGCCCCCAGGGGGGCGCCCCTGGCCCGAGCCCCCTCCCTCCCCTCCCCCACCCCCACCCCGGGGCCCAGGAGGGCTCAACCCCCTTTACGCCGCAGCCCGCCTGGCCCAGGCCCTCCAGGACCGCTTCCTGGTGGACGAGGCCATCTCCCTAAGCCCTCCCCTCCGCCGGGCCCTGCCCGCCGAGGGGGCAAGGTACCTCCACGGGGCCAGCGGCGGCCTCGGCTTTGCCCCGGGGGCCGCGGTGGGGGCGGCCCTGGCGGGGGAAAAGGCGGCGGCGGTGGTGGGGGATGGGGCCTTCCTCTTCGCCCCCCAGGCCCTCCACGCCGCCCGGACCTACGGCCTGGACGTGGTCTTCGTGGTCCTCAACAACGGGGGTTACGGGATCCTCAAGGGCTTCGGGGAAGCCCTCTACCCTGGGGAGGCCTCGAGGCTCCCCGGCCTTTCCTTCCCAGGGGTGGACTTTCCCCTTCTGGCCCAGGCCTTTGGGGTGGGGGCGCGGAGGGTGGAAACGCCCGAGGCCCTGGAGGAGGCCCTGGAAAACCTCCCCCAGGGGCCCTTTCTCCTGGAGGTGGCCCTGGACCCCACGCCCTTAAGGGTGTTTTAG
- a CDS encoding thiamine pyrophosphate-binding protein — MKARESAHLWLRERGIRFVFGNPGSTELPFLLGLEGAARYILGLHEGVAVAMADGYAQASGEVAFLNLHAAPGLGNALGALYTALKNRSPLVVTVGDQDRRHRFRAPLLSGPLVEMAKPVSKAAWEVSRAEDLPEALERAFHLALTPPRGPVVVAVPMDVWEEEAPPPPLKGPLPPDPPRASRGWPRPSPRRKTPPWSWGPGPTPLRPAGPPSSWPSAWAPPFSPTP, encoded by the coding sequence ATGAAGGCCAGGGAAAGCGCCCACCTGTGGCTCCGGGAGCGGGGAATCCGCTTCGTCTTCGGCAACCCGGGCTCCACCGAGCTCCCCTTCCTCCTGGGCCTGGAGGGAGCGGCCCGGTACATCCTGGGCCTCCACGAAGGGGTAGCCGTGGCCATGGCCGATGGCTACGCCCAGGCCAGCGGGGAGGTGGCCTTCCTCAATCTCCACGCGGCCCCCGGCCTGGGCAACGCCCTCGGGGCCCTGTACACGGCCCTCAAGAACCGCTCCCCCTTGGTGGTCACCGTGGGGGACCAGGACCGCCGGCACCGCTTCCGGGCCCCCCTGCTCTCCGGGCCTCTGGTGGAGATGGCCAAACCGGTGAGCAAGGCCGCCTGGGAGGTATCCCGGGCCGAGGACCTGCCCGAGGCCCTGGAGAGGGCCTTCCACCTGGCCCTGACCCCTCCCCGGGGCCCGGTGGTGGTGGCCGTGCCCATGGACGTGTGGGAGGAGGAGGCCCCCCCTCCCCCCCTCAAGGGCCCTCTCCCCCCGGACCCCCCCAGGGCCTCGAGGGGCTGGCCGAGGCCCTCTCCCAGGCGGAAAACCCCGCCTTGGTCCTGGGGGCCGGGGCCCACGCCCCTGCGGCCCGCAGGGCCTCCCTCCAGCTGGCCGAGCGCTTGGGCGCCCCCGTTTTCTCCGACCCCATAA